In Cottoperca gobio chromosome 1, fCotGob3.1, whole genome shotgun sequence, a genomic segment contains:
- the lrpap1 gene encoding alpha-2-macroglobulin receptor-associated protein, protein MAGKYSREFNELKPSGSDGQTVEFRMAKLDQVWEKAKRMQLSPVRQSELHSDLKIQEKDELQWKKVKVEGLDENGEKEAQLRRNFNVILAKYGMDGKRDTRPLESNSLKDHDTKEGDIFDDPRLDKLWNKAKSSGKFSNEELLSLQREFQHHKDKMHEYNILIDTISRTEEIHKNVISPLEGDTKEHVLHQKHTDLKQKMRNLNQGFERLHKLSHEGFTEDSEFREPRVIELWEAAKRANISEDELDSLKEELRHFETKVEKHSHYQEQLELSHQKLRHVESLGDKDHIKRNQEKYESLAEKTREMGYKMKKHMQDLSNKISREGLEHNEL, encoded by the exons ATGGCTGGGAAATACTCACGTGAATTTAACGAGCTCAAGCCGAGCGGCAGTGATGGGCAGACGGTGGAGTTCAGGATGGCTAAATTGGACCAGGTGTGGGAGAAGGCTAAACGG ATGCAGTTGTCCCCAGTGCGGCAGTCTGAGCTGCACAGTGACCTGAAGATCcaggagaaagatgagctgcAGTGGAAGAAGGTGAAGGTGGAGGGGCTGGATGAAAACGGGGAGAAAGAAGCCCAGCTCCGACGTAACTTCAACG TGATCCTGGCCAAGTATGGAATGGATGGGAAAAGAGACACTCGACCACTGGAGAGCAACAGCCTGAAGGACCACGACACCAAAGAGGGAGACATCTTTGACGATCCCAGGCTGGACAAACTCTGGAACaag GCCAAGAGCTCAGGGAAGTTCTCCAACGAGGAGTTGCTGAGTCTGCAGAGGGAGTTCCAGCATCACAAGGACAAAATGCACGAGTACAACATCCTCATCGATACCATCAGCAGAACCGAGG AAATCCATAAGAACGTGATCTCTCCCCTGGAGGGCGACACTAAAGAGCACGTGCTGCACCAGAAGCACACGGACCTGAAGCAGAAAATGAGAAACCTCAACCAGGGCTTTGAGCGCCTCCATAAGCTCAGCCACGAGGGCTTCACTGAAGACAgcg AGTTTCGGGAGCCCCGTGTGATTGAACTGTGGGAGGCTGCCAAGAGAGCCAACATCAGCGAAGACGAGCTGGACTCTCTCAAG GAGGAGCTGCGTCACTTTGAGACTAAGGTGGAGAAGCACAGCCACTACCAGGAGCAGCTGGAGCTCTCCCACCAGAAGTTGCGACACGTGGAATCTTTAGGAGACAAAGACCACATCAAGAGGAACCAGGAGAAGTATGAATCACTCGCTGAGAAGACCAGGGAGATGGGTTACAAG ATGAAGAAACATATGCAGGACTTGTCCAACAAGATCTCTCGTGAAGGACTCGAGCACAATGAGCTCTGA